GACGCAGTATGAAAAGGGGAATATACCACTGAAAGAAATCATTCGTCTAAAGGCCTTCTTGTTTAACATGGAAAATGAAAACAAGGATTTACTTGCCCAGATTACATTAAGACAGACTACACTCCATGTGCTTCTCAATGACAGATCAAGATCCTTTTATGCTCCTATCCTGGATAAAAAGCAGGTCGATAGCCTTAATGTGAATAATGTGAAACTTCAAACACTTATAGATACAGCTAATGTAAATAGGTACGATCTTAAAGCTTATAAGTCTTCTCAGAAATATGAAGAACAAAATCTGGCTTACCAAAAAGCTCTTGCTGTTCCTGACCTTAGACTTGGTGGAGGATATGATAGAAATGGTAATTATATACCAAATTATTATGCTGTTTCTATTGCTATGGATCTACCGTTACTTAACAGAAATCAGGGGAATATAGAAATGGCCAAGAAGAGATTAGAAAGAAGCAAAGTCCTCACTGAAGAATATGAAAACAGAGTAGAAGCAGAAGTTGCAGGAGCTTTGAGCAGATCAATTGAATACAATGACCTCTATTCAAATTTTGACAATAAGTTTACCGGAGAATTTGACAGACTCATTGAAGGAATTCTTAAAAACTACGAAAAGCGAAATATAACCTTAATTGAATTCATAGACTTTTATGAGGCCTACAAAGCTTCAGTAATCCAGATGAACCAATTGCAGACAAACAGAATGAATGCGTTTGAGGAGCTTAATTTTTCAGTAGGAAAGCCTATCATTAAATATTGATATTATCTCGTATGAAAAAAATATATTTTATAATCGCCTCTGCTGTTTTGGCGGTTAGTTGTTCTGAAAAACATGCTGAAGTTCATGATGAAAAGTTTTGTCTGAGCGATACTATGAGTCGTGTGATATCCATTGATACGGTTAAAAAACAAAGACTGGCAAATGAACTTACCTTATCAGGTAAAGTTACCGCAAATGAAGATAAGGTAGTTAAAGTTTTTCCTTTAGTAGGAGGTATTATAGAAGACCTTAGAGTTGAATTAGGTGATTATGTTGAAAAAGGCCAGACCTTGGCAATAGTTAAAAGTAGTGAAATTGCAGATTTTGAAAAGCAATTGATTTCAGCTGAATCAAATCTTTCCATAGCGCAGAAAAACTTTTCAGTAACGCAGGATATGTACAAGGCTGGTCTGGCATCTGAGAAGGAAATGGTTATGGATAAGAAGGAGCTTCAAAAGGCAGAAAGTGAATTGAAAAGGATCAGAGAGGTCTTCAGAATTTATGGTATTCAGGGTAATTCTTTATATACAATGAAGGCCCCTATTTCAGGGTTCATTATCGAAAAAAATGTTACTGAAAACATGCAGTATAGAACTGAAAATGCGAATAATTTCTTTACTATTTCCGGTTTAGAAGAAATATGGGTTATTGCTAATGTTTACGAGACGGATATCAATAAGATAAAGGTTGGTTATGATGCTGAGATAAAAGTACTTCCTTATCCTGATAAGGTATTTAGAGGAAAGATAGATAAGATTTTTAATGTTCTTGATCCGGCTACACGTGTGATGAAGGTAAGGGTTAGAATGACCAATAAAGGCTTTGAATTAAAACCTGAAATGTATGCACAAGTAATTGTGAGGTATGAAGAAGGTGATAATTCCATGCTTGCCGTTCCATCTGAAAGCATTGTTTTTGATAAAAACAGAAACTTTGTGATGGTATACACTGACAAGTGTTCTATAGAAACCAGAGAGGTAGAGATTCAACAAAGACTGAATACGATTACTTACATCAAAAGTGGCCTGAAAGAAGGCGAGAGAATCATCTCAAATCATCAGCTATTGGTTTATAATGCGCTCAATAATTAATATTTATTCTGAGTGCATTTAATCATCAAAGATCTTTGAATTAAGGTCGTCCATTTACGATTACATCTATGAAACGGTTTATTGGAAATATAGTAGGGTTTTCCTTAAAACATAAATTCTTTGTTTTTTTCGCAACCTTAGTATTGATTATTGCAGGTATATTCAGCTATCTGAATACTCCTATAGAAGCATTCCCAGATGTTACTAACGCCAGGGTTCAGATTATTACACAATGGCCTGGAAGAAGTGCTGAGGAGGTTGAAAAGTTCATTACCATACCTATTGAGGTTGAAATGAATTCTGTTCCGGGTAAGACCAGCTTAAGGTCAATTTCTCTTTTCGGATTGTCGGTAGTTACTATGATATTCGATGATGATGTTGATGATTTTACCGCGAGGCAGAATGCGATCAACCGTCTTATGAATGTGAACCTCCCAGATGGTGTGGATCCTGAGATGCAACCGCCTTATGGTCCTACAGGTGAAATATTCAGATATACGCTTCAAAGTAAAACAAAAGATGTCAGAGAGCTAAAAACCATTCAGGACTGGATCATCGACAGAAATTTAAAAGGTGTACATGGTATAGCTGATGTAGTGAGCTTTGGAGGGGAAGTTAAAAGCTATGAACTAAGTATCAATCCGGATTTATTGAAGAACTATGATCTTACGGCTCTTGATGTTTATGATGCAGTTACAAAGAGTAACATGAATGTTGGGGGAGATGTAATTGAAAAGAATGATCAGGCCTATGTGGTTAGAGGTATTGGACAGCTGAAGAACATAGCCGATATTGAAAATATTATTATCGATGACATTAATGGTACACCTATTTTCGTAAAGAATGTTGCAAAGGTTCGTGAGTATCATCTTCCAAAGCTTGGATATGTTTCCAGAGATACTACAAAAAACCTTGTAGAGGGGATTGTAATCATGAGAAAGGCCGAAAATCCAAGTATAGTGCTTGCAGGACTTAAAGAGAAAATAAGCGAACTTAATGACTACATACTTCCTAATGATGTCAAGATTGTACCATTCTATGACCGGTCTACACTTATAGGTTTTACAACACATACAGTTACGAAAAACCTTATCGAAGGGATAGTCCTGGTTACTGTTATAGTATTTATTTTCATGGCCGACTGGCGAACTACTATTACAGTCTCCATTATTATTCCGTTGGCATTATTGTTCGCATTTATGTGTATGCGGATCAAAGGTATGTCTGCAAACCTCTTATCTATGGGGGCCATAGACTTTGGTATTATCATAGATGGCGCCGTTGTGATGGTCGAAGGATTGTTTGTAATGCTTGATCATAAGGCCAATAAATTCGGCATGGAACGTTTTAACAAACTGGCCAAGATGGGTTGGGTGAAAGCAACAGGCGCTGAATTAGGTAAGTCCATCTTCTTTTCAAAATTGATCATTATCACTGCGCTTCTACCTATATTCTCATTCCAAAAGGTGGAAGGTAAAATGTTTTCACCATTGGCCTGGACTTTGGGATTTGCACTTCTTGGTGCATTGATTTATACCCTTACTCTGGTGCCTGTTCTGAGTCAGATCTTGTTAAACAAAAACGTTAGAGAGAAACATAATTTCTTTGTTGAATTTGTCAACAATGCTGTAACGAAGGCTTTTTCATTTGTTTTAAAACATAAGAAAGTTAGTTTCATGACCTCACTTGGTGCGCTGGGGATAGGTTTGTTTTCGTTCACATTCCTTGGCTCGGAATTCTTGCCGCAGTTGAACGAGGGGGCCGTTTACATCAGAGCAAGCATGCCAATGAGCTCATCATTGAATGAATCGATTTCTATGACTAATAAAATCCGTAAATCTATTTCATCTTTTGATGAAGTAAATGCGGTGATGAGTCAGACAGGCAGACCTAATGATGGTACAGACCCGACCGGATTCTTTAATATTGAGTTTCACGTTGATTTGAAGCCAAAGGAAAAATGGGAAAGAAAAATCAGTAAGGATGAGTTAATCACTGAAATGAAGAATAAGCTTGCTGTTTATCAAGGTATCAGCTTTAACTTCTCTCAGCCAATTATGGATAACGTGGAAGAAGCTGTTTCAGGAGTGAAAGGGTCTATGGCGGTTAAGATTTTTGGTGATGATTTTGGAAGATTGGAAGAGCTTGGTGAACAAGTTAATAAAATACTATCTGGTGTTGAAGGTATAGAAGACCTTGGTATAATAAGACTTGTTGGTCAGCCTGAAATGCGCATTGAGCTCAATCAGCAAAAGATGGCCATATATGGTGTTAGAACTGAAGATGCACAGCGTGTTATAGAAATGGCGATTGGAGGCAAGACTGCATCAAAGATGTATGAAGGAGAAAAGAAATTTGATATTGTTATAAGGTACCTGCCACAATTCAGAAAGACAGAAGAACAGATTGCTAATATTACTGTTCCTACAATTCATGGTAACAGAGTGTTGTTAAAAGAGCTTGCGGAGATTCACCCGGAGACTGGTCCGGCATTCGTATATAGAGAGGGTAATCACAGATTTATTGCAGTAAAATTTTCAGTTAGAGGAAGAGACCTTGGAAGCACTATCAAAGAGGCGCAGGAGAAAGTTCAGAAAACAGTGAAGCTTGACAAGGGAATGAAAGTAGAATGGAAGGGTGAATTTGAAAACCAAGTAAGAGCAACAAAACGACTTGGACAGGTTGTACCACTTAGTATTCTTTTGATCTTCCTTATTCTGTTTGTAACCTTCGGGAACCTGAAAGATGCTGTGCTTGTGCTGTTGAATGTGCCGTTTGCATTGATTGGTGGAATCTGGGCATTGCTTATCACAAATACTAACTTTAGTATCTCTGCAGGTGTCGGATTCATTGCATTGTTTGGTATATGTATTCAGAATGGAGTTATTCTTACTACTGTTTTTAAGAATAATTTAAGAGAGGGAATGTCATTGGCGGATACACTTGTAGAAGGGGTTAGGTCAAGAATAAGGCCAGTAGTCATGACAGCTATGATGGCGGCTCTCGGACTTTTACCTGCAGCGTTATCAACTGGCATCGGCTCAGAGACTCAAAAACCTCTTGCCATAGTAGTAATAGGTGGTTTGATAACAGCTACAGTTCTTACACTCCTTATATTCCCTTTAATATTCGAGTGGGTATATAAGAGAAATATGGATTTTGAAAGACAGTTAGATTAAAGTTTGTTGTTCCCCATGGTTCTTAAATGTCCCGGCAATTGTCGGGACATTTTTGTTTATTAGCTTTTATGGATATTTTCAACTTTTAGCTTTAAGCCTTCAACTTTTCGCTTCA
The Sporocytophaga myxococcoides DSM 11118 genome window above contains:
- a CDS encoding TolC family protein is translated as MKWLCSILLIVELLVGADVFGQNQVFSDTVNITVEEADKKFLEKNLLLLASRYDIEAAKAQIMQARLWENPSVYYEQGVYNPQTKKYFDTSKNGEFILQASQLVTLAGKRNKRIKLGKTSAEIAEYQFFDLLRTLKYELRSNIIELYFLQQSYLMFKDEIRTMRNTVSLYQTQYEKGNIPLKEIIRLKAFLFNMENENKDLLAQITLRQTTLHVLLNDRSRSFYAPILDKKQVDSLNVNNVKLQTLIDTANVNRYDLKAYKSSQKYEEQNLAYQKALAVPDLRLGGGYDRNGNYIPNYYAVSIAMDLPLLNRNQGNIEMAKKRLERSKVLTEEYENRVEAEVAGALSRSIEYNDLYSNFDNKFTGEFDRLIEGILKNYEKRNITLIEFIDFYEAYKASVIQMNQLQTNRMNAFEELNFSVGKPIIKY
- a CDS encoding efflux RND transporter periplasmic adaptor subunit, whose protein sequence is MKKIYFIIASAVLAVSCSEKHAEVHDEKFCLSDTMSRVISIDTVKKQRLANELTLSGKVTANEDKVVKVFPLVGGIIEDLRVELGDYVEKGQTLAIVKSSEIADFEKQLISAESNLSIAQKNFSVTQDMYKAGLASEKEMVMDKKELQKAESELKRIREVFRIYGIQGNSLYTMKAPISGFIIEKNVTENMQYRTENANNFFTISGLEEIWVIANVYETDINKIKVGYDAEIKVLPYPDKVFRGKIDKIFNVLDPATRVMKVRVRMTNKGFELKPEMYAQVIVRYEEGDNSMLAVPSESIVFDKNRNFVMVYTDKCSIETREVEIQQRLNTITYIKSGLKEGERIISNHQLLVYNALNN
- a CDS encoding efflux RND transporter permease subunit; amino-acid sequence: MKRFIGNIVGFSLKHKFFVFFATLVLIIAGIFSYLNTPIEAFPDVTNARVQIITQWPGRSAEEVEKFITIPIEVEMNSVPGKTSLRSISLFGLSVVTMIFDDDVDDFTARQNAINRLMNVNLPDGVDPEMQPPYGPTGEIFRYTLQSKTKDVRELKTIQDWIIDRNLKGVHGIADVVSFGGEVKSYELSINPDLLKNYDLTALDVYDAVTKSNMNVGGDVIEKNDQAYVVRGIGQLKNIADIENIIIDDINGTPIFVKNVAKVREYHLPKLGYVSRDTTKNLVEGIVIMRKAENPSIVLAGLKEKISELNDYILPNDVKIVPFYDRSTLIGFTTHTVTKNLIEGIVLVTVIVFIFMADWRTTITVSIIIPLALLFAFMCMRIKGMSANLLSMGAIDFGIIIDGAVVMVEGLFVMLDHKANKFGMERFNKLAKMGWVKATGAELGKSIFFSKLIIITALLPIFSFQKVEGKMFSPLAWTLGFALLGALIYTLTLVPVLSQILLNKNVREKHNFFVEFVNNAVTKAFSFVLKHKKVSFMTSLGALGIGLFSFTFLGSEFLPQLNEGAVYIRASMPMSSSLNESISMTNKIRKSISSFDEVNAVMSQTGRPNDGTDPTGFFNIEFHVDLKPKEKWERKISKDELITEMKNKLAVYQGISFNFSQPIMDNVEEAVSGVKGSMAVKIFGDDFGRLEELGEQVNKILSGVEGIEDLGIIRLVGQPEMRIELNQQKMAIYGVRTEDAQRVIEMAIGGKTASKMYEGEKKFDIVIRYLPQFRKTEEQIANITVPTIHGNRVLLKELAEIHPETGPAFVYREGNHRFIAVKFSVRGRDLGSTIKEAQEKVQKTVKLDKGMKVEWKGEFENQVRATKRLGQVVPLSILLIFLILFVTFGNLKDAVLVLLNVPFALIGGIWALLITNTNFSISAGVGFIALFGICIQNGVILTTVFKNNLREGMSLADTLVEGVRSRIRPVVMTAMMAALGLLPAALSTGIGSETQKPLAIVVIGGLITATVLTLLIFPLIFEWVYKRNMDFERQLD